From Deltaproteobacteria bacterium:
CGCGCCGCCGCTGAACCGCCAGGTCGTTAGCGAGCGGCAATGACGACCGATGCCGACGATCCTTCGAATCGGGCCCATATCGGTTCTTCTTCTACGCGAGTGATCGGGCAGAGCCGGTCCATGTGCATATCGAGGCGGGTGATGGGACTGCCAAGTTCTGGCTTGTTCCTGTCCGCCTGCAGGGCAGTCGCGGATTCACCCGCCATGAGCTATCTCACCTGCAGCGGCTGGTGGTTCAGAATCGAGAACGTCTCGTGAGGGCATGGCATGCGTACTTCAAGAGCTGAGGCACCCGCACCTTCAGCGCTCCGGGCCCGGATCGTCAACGACGCCCTAGTTGTAGATCTCAATGACGGGCGAACGGTTACGGCCCCTCTCGCCTGGTACCCCCGGCTGCTTCACGCCACGGCGCGCGAGCGCAGACGCTGGCGACTCATCGGCAATGGCGAGGGAATCCATTGGCCCGCCGTCGATGAGGACCTCAGTGTCGAGGGTCTTCTCGCGGGAAGACCCTCAGCCGAAAGCCAGGCGTCGTTCAAGAAGTGGCTAGAGGGCCGCCGGCCGCTCGCTAACAAGCGGATGCAGCCGCCGCGCGAGACCGCTCGTGTTCGTCGCGCGCGCCGTCGGGCGCGCGGCTGATCCGCATCATCGTTAGGC
This genomic window contains:
- a CDS encoding DUF2442 domain-containing protein produces the protein MRTSRAEAPAPSALRARIVNDALVVDLNDGRTVTAPLAWYPRLLHATARERRRWRLIGNGEGIHWPAVDEDLSVEGLLAGRPSAESQASFKKWLEGRRPLANKRMQPPRETARVRRARRRARG